The Pseudomonadota bacterium genome has a segment encoding these proteins:
- the hisD gene encoding histidinol dehydrogenase produces the protein MKVWDLEKEYSELLAFVVDGREKQKKDIKNSVENIKNELLQKGEEALAEFSRKWDRWTMGHPFKISEDELRERASLVNRKDLAVLRGMIKNVAQYHKTQGGRKRTYKRKGVVVHETLEPVERVLVYVPGGRATYPSSLIMGVVPAQIAGVDKIYATTPTIDGSLDPHVSAAALLLGIKDVYRIGGAQAVYAFAYGIGSIPKVDMVVGPGNAYVDEAKRDVYGTVGIDMLAGPTELIVLCTEAFSPDAVAWDLFSQAEHDAMATVGLFSPSKEHIESISKSIEKLMVVNERKEIIEKALKGNSFFVHYRDVNKAVQAINTIAPEHMELIGDEGVAAQIRYPGIVYLGPYTPVAMGDYYIGTNHVLPTGGAGRFTGGLSVDRFTRRKVTVKIEKEFLDKYGDNAIRLSRIEGLFAHGESIKARKEL, from the coding sequence ATGAAGGTCTGGGATCTTGAAAAGGAATATAGCGAGCTCCTCGCCTTTGTTGTTGATGGAAGGGAAAAACAGAAAAAAGACATAAAAAATTCTGTTGAAAATATAAAAAATGAATTGTTGCAAAAAGGCGAAGAAGCCCTTGCAGAGTTTTCAAGAAAATGGGACAGGTGGACAATGGGCCACCCGTTTAAGATAAGCGAAGACGAACTGCGGGAAAGGGCATCCCTGGTAAACAGGAAAGACCTTGCCGTACTCAGGGGAATGATAAAAAACGTTGCGCAATATCACAAAACACAGGGCGGACGTAAAAGGACATACAAAAGAAAAGGTGTTGTCGTGCACGAGACCCTTGAGCCCGTTGAGCGGGTGCTGGTTTATGTGCCCGGAGGAAGGGCAACGTACCCCTCATCTCTGATCATGGGGGTTGTACCGGCGCAGATTGCAGGAGTGGACAAAATATATGCGACAACCCCGACTATTGACGGGTCTTTGGACCCCCATGTGTCCGCCGCCGCTTTGCTCCTGGGGATAAAGGACGTATATCGCATAGGCGGCGCACAGGCAGTATATGCCTTTGCGTATGGAATAGGAAGCATACCGAAGGTGGATATGGTTGTCGGGCCGGGCAATGCCTATGTAGATGAGGCAAAGCGGGATGTTTACGGAACAGTAGGTATAGACATGCTGGCCGGGCCCACAGAACTTATTGTCCTTTGTACAGAGGCATTTTCGCCGGATGCGGTGGCATGGGATCTTTTCTCACAGGCCGAGCACGATGCAATGGCCACAGTGGGGCTGTTTTCACCGTCGAAAGAGCATATTGAGAGCATATCGAAGAGCATAGAAAAGCTGATGGTTGTCAATGAGAGAAAAGAGATTATTGAAAAGGCATTAAAAGGGAACAGCTTCTTTGTCCATTACCGGGACGTAAATAAAGCTGTCCAGGCTATAAACACTATTGCACCCGAACATATGGAATTGATAGGGGACGAAGGCGTTGCAGCACAGATACGGTATCCCGGCATTGTCTATCTCGGTCCGTACACGCCGGTTGCTATGGGGGATTATTATATCGGAACAAACCATGTGTTGCCCACAGGAGGCGCAGGAAGGTTTACGGGAGGCCTTTCCGTTGACAGGTTTACGAGAAGGAAGGTAACGGTTAAAAT